One part of the Chryseobacterium mulctrae genome encodes these proteins:
- a CDS encoding FGGY-family carbohydrate kinase: protein MSKKKVTIVFDIGKTNKKFFLFDKNYKEVVREYTELPLTTDEDGYPTEDLPALQNWIKDNFNAILDDENFEVKAINFSTYGASFVHLDQKGNVLTPLYNYTKPMDQDILDLFYEKHGGKLKIARETASPQAGMLNSGLQLFWLKYKHPEVFKKIRYSLHLPQYLSYLFTGICVSEFTSIGCHTNLWDYDKADYHDWVYEEEIDALLPPIVPTSASINTSYRNKKIKIGVGIHDSSSALLPYILSKKEPFLLLSTGTWSISLNPFNDESLTDEDIENNCLNYMRIDGKRVKASRFFMGNEYKIQVEKLCDYYGKEYGFHREVKFDQDLYLRLMKHKAVYFRFEGIILKRKMITATDLNSFETFEEAYHQLMIELMDLQIHTIKNAIGNSDIKNIYIDGGFTDNEVFMKLMSHHFQHYNVMSTHSPLGSALGASMVISNKKIDETFLQQHYQMKVLQPLILNL, encoded by the coding sequence ATGTCCAAGAAAAAGGTAACCATCGTATTTGATATTGGAAAGACCAATAAAAAATTCTTTTTATTTGATAAAAATTATAAAGAAGTCGTTCGGGAATATACAGAATTACCGCTTACGACAGACGAAGACGGTTATCCCACAGAAGATCTTCCGGCATTGCAAAACTGGATAAAAGATAATTTTAATGCCATTCTTGATGATGAAAATTTTGAAGTAAAGGCCATCAATTTTTCTACTTACGGAGCGAGTTTTGTGCATTTGGATCAGAAAGGAAATGTTTTGACGCCTTTGTACAACTACACCAAACCAATGGATCAGGATATTCTTGATTTATTCTACGAAAAACATGGTGGAAAATTAAAAATTGCCCGTGAAACAGCATCTCCTCAAGCAGGAATGTTGAACTCTGGTTTGCAGTTGTTTTGGTTAAAGTATAAACATCCGGAAGTTTTCAAAAAGATCCGTTACAGCTTACATTTACCGCAATATTTATCGTATTTGTTTACCGGGATTTGCGTTTCGGAATTTACGTCGATCGGCTGTCATACCAATCTTTGGGATTACGACAAAGCAGATTATCACGATTGGGTTTACGAAGAAGAAATTGATGCTTTATTGCCTCCAATCGTCCCAACTTCTGCGAGTATCAATACGTCTTACAGAAATAAAAAAATTAAGATCGGTGTCGGTATTCACGACAGTTCTTCAGCGTTATTACCTTATATTTTAAGCAAAAAAGAACCGTTTTTACTGCTTTCAACAGGAACCTGGAGTATTTCTCTAAATCCTTTTAATGATGAAAGTTTAACTGATGAAGATATAGAAAATAATTGTCTGAATTATATGCGAATCGATGGAAAACGTGTTAAAGCATCGCGTTTTTTCATGGGGAATGAATATAAAATTCAGGTTGAAAAACTCTGCGATTATTACGGAAAAGAATATGGTTTCCACAGAGAAGTAAAATTTGACCAGGATCTGTACCTTCGTTTAATGAAACATAAAGCGGTTTATTTCCGTTTTGAAGGGATTATTTTAAAAAGAAAAATGATTACTGCAACAGATCTTAATTCATTCGAAACTTTCGAAGAAGCATATCATCAGTTAATGATTGAATTGATGGATTTACAGATTCATACCATTAAAAATGCCATTGGAAATTCAGATATAAAAAATATTTACATTGATGGCGGATTTACAGACAATGAAGTCTTTATGAAACTGATGTCGCATCATTTTCAGCATTACAATGTGATGTCTACGCATTCTCCTTTAGGTTCTGCATTGGGGGCTTCAATGGTGATTTCCAATAAAAAGATAGACGAAACTTTTCTACAACAGCATTATCAAATGAAAGTGCTTCAGCCATTAATCTTAAATTTGTAA